One bacterium genomic window carries:
- a CDS encoding glutamate-5-semialdehyde dehydrogenase produces the protein MSEVELICKKAKAAAPLLASTGTAIKDKALMAMADAFETNKAAIFEANKKDLASAEKAGIGQAMLKRLELTDKKIVQMADGVRQIAALRDPVGETIDGYLRPNGMEVRRVRVPIGVIGIIYESRPNVTADAAAICLKSGNAVILRGGSEAINSNMAIAKLISDAITSVGMPDGAVQIITTTDRAAARELMTMKPYVDCLIPRGGKGLIKTVIENSTIPVIEHGDGNCHVYVDGAADIKMADEIVFNAKVQNPSVCNAMETLLVSEQIAPKFLPIICKRLADADVEVRADEKSRAIVPGLIEATDDDWATEYLDLILAVKIVSGVDEAIEHIDKYGSRHTEAIVTEDYSAARKFTNRIDAAAVFVNVSTRFTDGYEFGKGAEMGISTQKLHARGPMGIEEMTTYKYIVTGNGQLRG, from the coding sequence ATGTCTGAAGTCGAACTAATCTGCAAAAAGGCTAAAGCCGCTGCGCCATTGCTGGCTTCAACTGGAACCGCCATAAAAGACAAGGCTCTGATGGCAATGGCCGATGCATTCGAGACCAACAAAGCCGCCATATTTGAGGCGAACAAAAAAGACCTCGCATCTGCCGAAAAGGCCGGCATCGGCCAGGCAATGCTCAAACGCCTCGAACTGACCGACAAGAAAATCGTTCAGATGGCTGACGGTGTTCGCCAGATAGCTGCACTCCGCGACCCGGTGGGCGAGACAATCGACGGATATCTGCGGCCCAACGGTATGGAAGTACGCCGGGTGCGCGTGCCGATAGGCGTAATTGGGATCATATATGAGTCAAGACCGAATGTCACTGCCGACGCCGCGGCGATCTGCCTGAAATCCGGCAATGCCGTCATACTTCGAGGCGGCTCTGAAGCGATCAATTCCAATATGGCTATCGCCAAACTCATTAGCGATGCGATCACCTCAGTCGGCATGCCAGACGGAGCAGTCCAGATAATTACGACTACCGACCGTGCTGCAGCGCGTGAACTGATGACCATGAAGCCATATGTGGACTGTCTGATACCACGCGGCGGCAAAGGTCTGATAAAGACAGTGATAGAGAATTCGACTATTCCCGTGATCGAACACGGAGACGGCAACTGTCATGTATATGTGGACGGCGCCGCGGATATCAAGATGGCCGATGAGATCGTCTTTAACGCAAAGGTTCAGAACCCCAGTGTGTGCAATGCAATGGAGACTCTGCTGGTGAGCGAACAAATCGCCCCCAAGTTTCTTCCTATTATATGTAAGCGTCTGGCTGATGCAGACGTCGAGGTCCGCGCAGATGAAAAATCTCGCGCAATCGTGCCGGGACTAATAGAGGCGACCGATGATGACTGGGCTACCGAATATCTCGACCTCATCCTTGCCGTAAAAATTGTATCGGGGGTTGACGAAGCGATCGAGCATATAGACAAATATGGCAGCAGGCATACCGAAGCGATTGTGACAGAAGACTATAGTGCGGCGCGCAAATTTACAAACCGGATCGACGCGGCGGCGGTGTTCGTCAATGTCTCCACGCGCTTTACGGATGGATATGAATTCGGCAAGGGAGCCGAGATGGGTATCAGTACTCAAAAGCTACATGCTCGCGGACCAATGGGTATCGAGGAGATGACGACGTATAAGTATATAGTGACGGGCAATGGACAACTCAGAGGATAA
- the nadD gene encoding nicotinate-nucleotide adenylyltransferase, translating to MDNSEDKAIFHHPSPGIRHLGVMGGTFDPIHYGHLILAEQARERFDLDKVLFITASDPPNKSGNDIAPALARHKMAYLAVKDNASFECSTIEIERGGTSYTIDTLLQLKQLYGENVDIHLLLGADEAAMLMSWRDPYGIQELAKIVVANRPGQEVEDVLRLLPENFAINIEPLKMPGVDISSTDLRERVRSGKSIKYLVPESVENYIMNNGLYRG from the coding sequence ATGGACAACTCAGAGGATAAAGCCATCTTCCATCACCCATCACCCGGCATCCGACACCTGGGAGTAATGGGAGGCACGTTCGACCCGATCCATTACGGTCACCTGATACTTGCGGAACAGGCAAGAGAGAGGTTCGACCTGGATAAAGTGCTGTTTATCACGGCGTCAGACCCGCCCAATAAGTCGGGGAATGATATAGCTCCGGCTCTTGCGAGGCACAAAATGGCGTATCTTGCCGTAAAAGATAATGCGAGCTTCGAGTGCTCGACGATAGAAATCGAGCGCGGCGGAACGTCTTATACGATAGATACGTTATTACAACTGAAACAGCTCTATGGCGAAAATGTCGACATCCATCTGCTGCTTGGAGCCGATGAAGCGGCAATGCTTATGAGCTGGCGCGACCCATACGGCATTCAAGAACTGGCCAAGATTGTGGTGGCGAATAGACCCGGTCAGGAAGTCGAAGACGTGCTCAGACTCCTGCCTGAAAACTTCGCGATCAATATCGAGCCGCTGAAGATGCCCGGTGTGGACATATCGTCCACCGATCTGCGCGAGAGAGTGCGATCAGGTAAGTCGATCAAATATCTGGTGCCTGAGTCGGTGGAAAACTACATCATGAATAATGGTTTGTACAGGGGGTAA
- a CDS encoding LCP family protein, with translation MRGTSFWIIALVVVVGAALGIAGGSFLAVMLPSMRATGTGWESLLNGPFGNKRQVRILMIGEDDTSKRNSNGYGLSDTLVVMAIDTKTKEVRAISIPRDTMVDIPGHGTCKINSANVHGGPTLAMQTVQNLLGVPIDYYVMTNTSGLRGLVELVGGVYIVIDKDMHYTDRHGGLYINLHASPNKQLLNGKQAEGYVRFRHDATGDSGYKMKDGKMVPAGRIVRQQYFMRALANRVLSIPTKRGRADVLRKAYEKKYIMSNLNLTDWDGLADFLKDFKPEEMVMNVLPGHPQNINGASYWVADMNEAQEVISYNLLFLGSKKGDEPKVEVLNGSGITGAARKAAEKLQNAGFDVTRTDNAPSSDYPESCVIAHKGKTEPVQRIAKLMNCTDIREEAKTDGEADVTVIVGRNYSD, from the coding sequence ATGCGAGGCACATCCTTTTGGATTATTGCCCTGGTTGTTGTTGTTGGAGCCGCGTTGGGTATTGCCGGAGGGAGTTTCCTGGCCGTCATGCTTCCGTCCATGCGAGCGACAGGAACCGGCTGGGAGTCACTGCTGAACGGTCCTTTCGGCAATAAACGTCAGGTCAGAATATTGATGATCGGTGAGGACGACACCTCAAAGCGCAACTCGAACGGCTATGGATTGTCGGACACGCTGGTGGTGATGGCTATCGACACAAAGACCAAGGAAGTGCGGGCGATATCTATTCCTCGCGATACAATGGTCGACATCCCCGGACATGGCACATGCAAGATCAACTCGGCCAATGTTCACGGCGGTCCTACACTGGCTATGCAGACCGTCCAGAACCTTTTGGGCGTTCCCATCGACTATTACGTTATGACCAATACCTCCGGCCTGCGGGGACTTGTGGAACTGGTGGGTGGTGTGTATATAGTCATCGATAAGGATATGCATTACACTGACCGCCATGGCGGACTGTATATCAACCTGCATGCCAGCCCGAATAAGCAGCTTTTGAATGGTAAGCAAGCTGAAGGCTATGTGCGGTTCAGGCATGACGCAACCGGCGACAGCGGCTATAAGATGAAAGACGGCAAGATGGTCCCGGCTGGTCGGATCGTGCGACAACAGTACTTTATGCGTGCGCTTGCAAACCGAGTCCTGAGCATCCCGACCAAGCGCGGCCGAGCCGACGTTTTGCGTAAGGCTTACGAAAAGAAATACATAATGAGCAACCTCAACTTGACCGACTGGGACGGCCTGGCCGACTTCTTGAAAGACTTCAAGCCCGAAGAGATGGTCATGAACGTGCTGCCGGGGCATCCACAAAACATTAACGGCGCGAGCTATTGGGTTGCCGACATGAACGAGGCTCAAGAAGTAATATCTTATAATCTGCTCTTCCTTGGCAGCAAAAAAGGAGACGAGCCGAAGGTCGAAGTCCTCAACGGCTCCGGCATAACGGGAGCCGCCCGCAAGGCTGCAGAAAAGCTGCAGAACGCGGGATTTGATGTGACCAGGACGGATAATGCGCCCAGTTCCGATTATCCCGAAAGCTGCGTTATCGCCCATAAAGGCAAGACCGAACCGGTCCAACGAATCGCTAAACTGATGAACTGCACCGACATTCGAGAAGAGGCAAAAACCGATGGCGAGGCGGATGTGACCGTCATTGTCGGAAGAAATTACAGCGACTAA
- the rsfS gene encoding ribosome silencing factor: MLSEKKAENIEVMEVGKRTLLADYFVVCSGTSNTHIKAIADGLLVDGKQAGLRKDHAEGYAQAKWVLVDYGDVIVHIFAAEEREYYDIESLWKEAAVKLERETQ, encoded by the coding sequence ATTCTCTCAGAAAAGAAAGCCGAAAATATTGAGGTCATGGAGGTCGGCAAGAGAACACTGCTGGCCGACTATTTCGTGGTCTGCAGCGGCACATCCAACACCCATATCAAGGCTATCGCGGACGGACTTCTGGTCGACGGCAAACAGGCCGGTCTGCGCAAGGACCATGCCGAGGGTTATGCTCAGGCGAAGTGGGTGCTGGTTGACTATGGAGATGTCATCGTGCATATATTCGCAGCCGAAGAGCGCGAGTATTATGACATAGAATCACTCTGGAAAGAAGCCGCGGTCAAGCTGGAGCGAGAGACTCAGTAG
- a CDS encoding tetratricopeptide repeat protein, whose amino-acid sequence MEIKQQAEFDRLMTAAHVHRRRGDYDEAERTIKQALEISPDDLDAREFAADMLFARGKLEEAVEAYKAIMSADKSRASAEEKYAKTILQIAEGKRQQDLLKDMLENPKKYRSRQPARSPAVAAILSIAPGFGQIYNGQFVRGVVIFVVTMVFWLFFYLLTPDVSTFPTDKRLTAFIQNLPPLAVVFALVAVFLQVYAFVDAPVCASKQKEEQNAQNQNRSEPD is encoded by the coding sequence ATGGAAATCAAACAGCAGGCAGAATTTGATCGGTTGATGACAGCCGCGCATGTCCACCGGCGCAGAGGCGACTATGATGAGGCCGAGCGCACTATAAAGCAGGCTCTGGAAATATCACCCGATGACCTGGATGCACGGGAGTTTGCCGCCGATATGCTGTTTGCTCGGGGCAAGCTGGAAGAGGCTGTCGAGGCGTATAAGGCCATTATGTCTGCTGATAAGTCGCGGGCATCGGCCGAGGAAAAATACGCGAAAACAATACTGCAGATAGCCGAAGGCAAACGTCAGCAAGACCTGCTGAAAGATATGCTGGAAAACCCCAAGAAATATCGCAGCAGACAACCGGCGCGCAGTCCGGCTGTGGCCGCCATACTTTCGATCGCTCCAGGGTTCGGACAGATATATAACGGCCAGTTCGTCAGGGGTGTCGTGATCTTTGTTGTCACCATGGTTTTCTGGCTGTTTTTCTATCTGCTCACACCCGATGTGAGCACGTTTCCCACTGATAAACGACTCACTGCATTTATTCAAAACCTCCCACCACTCGCTGTTGTCTTTGCGCTTGTGGCCGTCTTCTTGCAGGTGTATGCATTCGTAGACGCCCCTGTTTGCGCCAGCAAACAGAAAGAAGAACAAAACGCCCAGAACCAGAATCGGTCGGAACCCGATTAA